A window from Bdellovibrionales bacterium encodes these proteins:
- a CDS encoding N-6 DNA methylase has protein sequence MSVMTGNEASTETYSKLQKLFSVLDKGDEFLGLKGFKTNAYENCDRAVFNKIEIEDHVINELILDLACDADKGGKKLFVDYKRISAEHLGGIFESLLEFKPHLTAKKSVVLESATGRKDSGSYYTPDYVVDYLLERSLRSTDDFSKIKVLDSAWIGTFHCGCHPRISTRLAEVDSESDGNLEILRNEVASKNVFGIDRSEVAVALTKLSIYLTVMQRDQALPNVDDNIKCTDSLRDKSIKGFKGSFDLVVGNPPYVNTKNLSRSDQELKTYLADSGDYLTCKGCFDLYIPFIEKALTYFFKIWRSAFACALPNKLMVADHAEQSRLLAEKLSEEIRVIDVSPWMF, from the coding sequence TTGTCGGTGATGACGGGGAACGAAGCAAGCACTGAAACCTATTCCAAATTGCAAAAGCTGTTCTCAGTTCTGGACAAAGGAGATGAGTTTCTTGGCTTAAAAGGCTTCAAGACGAACGCGTATGAAAACTGTGACCGCGCAGTTTTCAATAAAATCGAGATCGAAGATCATGTCATCAATGAATTAATTCTCGACCTAGCTTGCGATGCTGACAAAGGTGGGAAAAAGCTATTTGTCGATTACAAAAGAATCTCGGCGGAACATCTAGGCGGCATATTCGAATCTCTATTGGAGTTTAAACCACATCTCACTGCTAAAAAATCGGTAGTCCTCGAAAGTGCTACTGGGCGCAAAGATTCTGGCAGCTATTATACCCCTGACTACGTAGTGGACTACCTTCTTGAGCGTTCATTGAGAAGTACGGATGATTTCTCCAAAATCAAAGTGCTTGATTCAGCATGGATCGGGACATTTCATTGTGGGTGCCATCCGCGCATATCTACTCGCCTTGCCGAAGTTGATTCAGAGAGTGATGGCAACCTGGAAATTCTTCGGAATGAAGTAGCAAGTAAGAATGTCTTTGGAATCGACCGAAGTGAAGTAGCAGTGGCGCTCACAAAGTTGTCAATTTATCTGACTGTCATGCAGCGAGATCAAGCGCTTCCTAACGTGGACGACAATATAAAGTGCACAGATAGTTTGAGAGACAAATCTATCAAAGGATTCAAGGGCTCATTCGACTTAGTGGTTGGTAATCCCCCTTATGTGAACACCAAAAACCTTTCCAGGTCAGATCAAGAGTTAAAGACGTACCTTGCAGACAGCGGTGATTACCTAACATGCAAAGGCTGTTTTGATCTCTATATTCCATTTATCGAAAAGGCGCTGACCTATTTCTTTAAAATCTGGCGGTCGGCTTTCGCTTGTGCGTTGCCGAACAAATTGATGGTGGCTGACCATGCTGAACAGTCGCGTCTATTGGCGGAAAAACTTTCTGAGGAAATCCGTGTAATTGACGTATCACCCTGGATGTTTTAA